One Bradyrhizobium sp. CCGB12 genomic window carries:
- a CDS encoding GNAT family N-acetyltransferase → MAASVRDNKDSSRFELDLGSDIAFANYRLTPSAVIITHTETPRALRGRGIGSELIKGALDLIRRDGRKVIAGCGFVVDYLDRHPEDADLLA, encoded by the coding sequence ATGGCGGCTTCGGTACGCGACAACAAGGACAGCAGCCGCTTCGAGCTCGATCTCGGCAGCGACATCGCCTTCGCCAATTACCGGCTGACGCCGTCGGCTGTGATCATCACCCACACCGAAACGCCGCGCGCGCTCCGCGGCCGCGGCATCGGCTCCGAGCTGATCAAGGGCGCGCTGGACTTGATCCGCCGCGACGGCCGGAAGGTGATCGCCGGCTGTGGCTTCGTCGTCGACTATCTCGACAGGCATCCGGAGGATGCGGATCTCTTGGCCTGA
- a CDS encoding DUF3597 domain-containing protein — translation MSIFGKIMGAIFGSQPAAAAPAGSAPAGSAPAGAAPGAPAPGAAPMAAVDVAAIVDKAVAAHKGEKLEWRTSIVDLMKALDIDSSLAARKDLAKELGYTGDMNDSASMNVWLHKQVMSKLAANGGKLPPEIKH, via the coding sequence ATGAGCATTTTTGGAAAAATCATGGGCGCGATCTTCGGTAGCCAGCCGGCTGCCGCCGCGCCTGCCGGCAGCGCGCCCGCAGGCAGTGCGCCCGCAGGGGCCGCGCCGGGCGCACCGGCGCCAGGCGCCGCGCCGATGGCAGCCGTCGACGTCGCCGCGATCGTCGACAAGGCGGTAGCTGCGCACAAGGGCGAGAAGCTGGAATGGCGCACCTCGATCGTCGACCTCATGAAAGCGCTCGACATCGACTCCAGCCTTGCTGCGCGCAAGGATCTCGCCAAGGAGCTGGGCTACACCGGCGACATGAACGACTCGGCAAGCATGAACGTCTGGCTGCACAAGCAGGTGATGTCCAAGCTCGCTGCCAATGGCGGCAAGCTGCCGCCTGAGATCAAGCACTGA
- a CDS encoding SPW repeat protein: MSDFGFLNTHRTWEDWCGMLLGAVIVASPWFPIQDQTITGHQTVILNTVAIGLVVFGISQLEYVALQRWQEVTTILVGLWLIASPYVIGYSGDGFLRIYHTSLGAVVVLLGILQLWQDWDQNDQDLLKHGQ, encoded by the coding sequence ATGTCGGATTTTGGTTTCTTGAATACTCATCGAACATGGGAAGACTGGTGCGGGATGCTGCTTGGCGCGGTGATCGTGGCTTCGCCATGGTTTCCCATCCAGGATCAGACGATCACCGGACACCAGACGGTCATCCTGAACACGGTCGCAATCGGTCTGGTCGTGTTTGGCATCAGCCAGCTCGAATATGTTGCCTTACAGCGCTGGCAGGAGGTGACGACGATCCTGGTCGGACTGTGGCTCATCGCCTCGCCATACGTGATCGGCTATTCCGGTGACGGTTTTCTCCGCATCTACCACACGAGCCTCGGTGCGGTGGTGGTGCTGCTCGGCATACTCCAGCTGTGGCAGGATTGGGATCAGAACGACCAGGACTTGCTCAAGCACGGACAATAG
- a CDS encoding serine/threonine protein kinase, with amino-acid sequence MNLPKDDAAALRARWTEGVLLKRDVFSTVERGRFRDDNGEVDAVLRRLDEVPWWSFLLARHLFAREKHALALAKGLDVGPELLWAGRRALVRGFVDGVALHLAKPHDDLAYFRSAKAALRRLRRAGICHNDLAKEQNWLVGRDGRAYVTDFQLAACFARRGRLYRILAYEDLRHLLKHKRSYAPDALTPRERKILAKKSFAASLWLATGKKVYRAITRGLFNFTDREGGGRRLVNDAPVLAELIRKNPAVRDTAIVAFADRRSGVGLYAFVEADQAALEGELRSELAAARGPRPPEHIQVVHALPRDTSGKPRTEILQLVAMNQLDLIEPMMKNDQDRAFLKDILEQRKNLRDRFNFEADLPTS; translated from the coding sequence ATGAACCTCCCCAAAGACGACGCCGCGGCACTCCGGGCGCGCTGGACCGAGGGCGTGCTGCTCAAGCGCGACGTGTTCTCGACTGTCGAGCGCGGCCGCTTTCGCGACGACAACGGCGAAGTCGATGCGGTTCTGCGTCGGCTCGACGAGGTGCCGTGGTGGTCGTTCCTGCTGGCGCGCCATCTGTTCGCTCGCGAGAAGCATGCGCTCGCGCTCGCCAAAGGCCTCGATGTCGGGCCGGAGCTGCTATGGGCCGGCCGCCGCGCGCTGGTGCGCGGCTTCGTCGACGGCGTCGCGCTGCATCTGGCCAAGCCGCATGACGACCTCGCCTATTTCCGCTCGGCCAAAGCCGCGCTGCGCCGGCTGCGTCGCGCCGGCATCTGCCACAACGATCTCGCCAAGGAGCAGAACTGGCTGGTCGGCCGCGACGGCCGCGCCTATGTGACCGACTTCCAGCTTGCGGCCTGCTTTGCGCGACGTGGCCGGCTCTATCGCATCCTCGCCTATGAAGACCTCCGGCATCTGCTCAAGCACAAGCGTTCCTACGCGCCCGACGCGCTGACGCCGCGCGAGCGCAAGATCCTGGCAAAGAAGTCGTTCGCCGCGAGCCTGTGGCTCGCCACCGGCAAGAAGGTCTATCGGGCCATCACGCGCGGCCTGTTCAACTTCACCGACCGCGAGGGCGGCGGCCGCCGGCTCGTCAACGACGCGCCGGTGCTGGCCGAGTTGATCCGCAAGAACCCGGCGGTGCGTGACACCGCCATCGTGGCCTTTGCCGACCGGCGCTCCGGGGTTGGCCTCTATGCCTTCGTCGAAGCGGATCAGGCGGCGCTCGAAGGCGAGCTCCGTAGCGAGCTTGCGGCCGCCAGGGGCCCGAGGCCGCCGGAACACATCCAGGTCGTCCACGCCCTGCCGCGCGACACCAGCGGCAAGCCGCGCACCGAAATCCTGCAACTGGTCGCCATGAACCAGCTCGACCTGATCGAGCCGATGATGAAGAACGACCAGGACCGCGCCTTCCTCAAGGACATCCTCGAGCAGCGCAAGAACCTGCGCGACCGCTTCAATTTCGAGGCGGATCTGCCGACAAGCTAG
- a CDS encoding DUF2189 domain-containing protein has translation MATLYQGNVPPMAQTANAAGPVIRTIQLSDLHDALKRGWEDFKAVPSHAIILCVIYPVLGLVLARVVMGYSVLPLLFPLAAGFALIGPFAALGLYELSSRRERYEEATAWDAMEVLRSPSFGAMLGLGTLLLALFVTWVATAQAIYVAAFGYEGATGISDFMTRVLTTQQGWWLIVVGCGTGFLFALAALCMSAVSFPLMLDRHAGAFEAMVTSLRVVAKNPVPMAAWGLIVAVLLALGTIPAFLGLAVVIPLLGHATWHLYRKVIVSDPGARPVPPPPHRARKPAADFPANLFPWRNKTDA, from the coding sequence ATGGCCACTCTATACCAGGGCAATGTCCCCCCGATGGCCCAGACCGCAAATGCGGCTGGACCGGTCATCCGAACCATCCAATTGTCCGACCTGCACGACGCGCTGAAGCGCGGCTGGGAGGATTTCAAGGCCGTTCCGAGCCACGCCATCATCCTCTGCGTGATCTATCCGGTGCTCGGCCTCGTGCTTGCCCGCGTGGTGATGGGCTATTCGGTGCTGCCGCTGCTGTTTCCGCTAGCCGCCGGCTTCGCCTTGATCGGCCCCTTCGCGGCGCTCGGTCTTTATGAGCTCTCCAGCCGGCGCGAGCGCTATGAAGAAGCGACCGCCTGGGACGCCATGGAGGTGCTCCGCTCGCCATCGTTCGGTGCGATGCTCGGCCTCGGCACGCTGCTGCTCGCCCTGTTCGTGACCTGGGTTGCGACCGCGCAGGCGATCTATGTCGCCGCGTTCGGCTATGAGGGCGCGACCGGGATCTCGGATTTCATGACACGCGTTCTGACGACGCAGCAGGGCTGGTGGCTGATCGTGGTCGGCTGCGGCACCGGCTTCCTGTTCGCGCTCGCCGCGCTCTGCATGAGCGCCGTGTCGTTCCCTCTGATGCTGGACCGTCATGCCGGTGCGTTCGAGGCTATGGTCACCTCGCTCCGCGTCGTCGCGAAGAACCCGGTGCCGATGGCAGCCTGGGGCCTGATCGTGGCGGTGCTGCTGGCGCTCGGCACCATCCCGGCCTTCCTCGGTCTTGCCGTGGTGATCCCCCTGCTCGGCCATGCCACCTGGCATCTCTACCGCAAGGTCATCGTGTCCGATCCGGGCGCACGTCCGGTGCCGCCTCCGCCGCATCGCGCGCGCAAGCCGGCCGCGGACTTCCCCGCCAACCTCTTCCCCTGGCGGAACAAGACGGACGCCTGA
- the trmFO gene encoding methylenetetrahydrofolate--tRNA-(uracil(54)-C(5))-methyltransferase (FADH(2)-oxidizing) TrmFO encodes MTGPLSDTVHVIGAGLAGSEAAWQVAKSGVRVVLHEMRPTRMTEAHRTDGLAELVCSSSFRSDDAANNAVGLLHAEMRRLDSLIMRAADANQVPAGGALAVDREGFSAAVTKALNDNPLIEIARGEIAGLPPADWSNVIIATGPLTSAPLADAIRELTDENALAFFDAIAPIVHRESIDMSVAWFQSRYDKVGPGGNGADYINCPMTKEQYDGFVAALIAGEKTEFKEWETNTPYFDGCLPIEVMAERGPETLRHGPMKPVGLTNPHDPTTKAYAIVQLRQDNKLGTLYNIVGFQTKLKYGEQQRIFRTIPGLEKSEFARLGGLHRNTFLNSPKLLDGQLRLRAQPRLRFAGQMTGCEGYVESASVGLIAGLYAAADARGETLASPPGTTALGSLLGHITGGHIETIEPGTRSFQPMNINFGLFPPLATLPTKKADGTRLRGNEKTVAKKQAMSARALADLDRWIADHLRIAAAA; translated from the coding sequence ATGACAGGACCCCTATCCGATACTGTGCACGTCATCGGCGCCGGCCTTGCCGGTTCCGAAGCCGCCTGGCAGGTGGCCAAATCCGGCGTGCGCGTGGTGCTGCACGAGATGCGGCCGACTCGCATGACCGAGGCGCACCGCACTGACGGCCTCGCCGAACTCGTCTGCTCCAGTTCGTTCCGCTCGGACGACGCCGCCAACAACGCCGTCGGACTGCTTCATGCGGAGATGCGCCGGCTCGACTCGCTGATCATGCGCGCCGCCGACGCCAACCAGGTGCCCGCCGGCGGCGCCCTGGCCGTCGACCGCGAGGGTTTCTCTGCGGCCGTCACCAAGGCGCTCAACGACAATCCCCTGATCGAGATCGCGCGCGGCGAGATCGCAGGCCTGCCGCCGGCCGACTGGAGCAACGTCATCATCGCGACCGGCCCCCTCACCTCTGCGCCGCTGGCCGATGCCATCCGCGAACTGACCGACGAGAACGCGCTCGCCTTCTTCGACGCGATTGCGCCGATCGTGCACCGCGAATCCATCGACATGTCGGTCGCCTGGTTCCAGTCGCGCTACGACAAGGTCGGCCCCGGCGGCAACGGCGCCGACTACATCAACTGCCCGATGACCAAGGAGCAGTATGACGGCTTCGTCGCGGCGCTGATCGCGGGCGAGAAGACCGAGTTCAAGGAGTGGGAGACCAACACGCCCTATTTCGACGGCTGCCTGCCGATCGAGGTGATGGCGGAGCGCGGCCCCGAGACGCTGCGCCATGGTCCCATGAAGCCCGTCGGCCTCACCAATCCGCACGATCCCACCACGAAAGCCTACGCAATCGTGCAGCTGCGCCAGGACAACAAGCTCGGCACGCTCTACAACATCGTTGGCTTCCAGACGAAGCTGAAGTATGGCGAGCAGCAGCGTATCTTCCGTACCATCCCCGGGCTGGAGAAGTCCGAGTTCGCCCGCCTCGGCGGCCTGCATCGCAACACCTTCCTCAATTCACCAAAGCTGCTCGACGGCCAGTTGCGCCTGCGCGCGCAGCCGCGGCTGCGCTTTGCCGGCCAGATGACGGGCTGTGAGGGCTATGTCGAATCCGCCAGCGTCGGCCTGATCGCCGGGCTCTATGCAGCAGCCGATGCGCGCGGTGAAACGCTAGCGAGCCCGCCTGGCACGACGGCACTGGGATCGTTGCTCGGCCACATCACCGGCGGCCATATCGAGACCATCGAGCCAGGCACACGCTCGTTCCAGCCGATGAACATCAATTTCGGCCTGTTCCCGCCGCTCGCGACCTTGCCGACCAAGAAGGCCGACGGCACGCGGCTGCGCGGCAACGAGAAGACGGTGGCCAAGAAGCAGGCGATGAGCGCACGCGCGCTCGCCGATCTCGATCGCTGGATCGCCGATCACCTGCGTATTGCCGCCGCGGCGTGA
- a CDS encoding PCC domain-containing protein: MRSIKQPGAAGAERIQWVEARGRAFAFTLQAGLPLLEAARRGFAAEGFSGGVLNFGAGALGPFGYVMPALSKTGENAAFYSDTFRPEGVTRTKLGSMTLGVRDGAPFFHCHGLWTEADGRASGGHMLPDETVVAEPFEVEAFGLDGAMFTAEPDPETNFKLFGPVVAASTGAQATSRAFALRLRPNQDFADCLEDFCRTHGIARAKIHGGVGSTIGARFTHGGVTEPFATELAITSGAIAAGPSGALEAALDVALIDYTGGIAEGRLIRGDNPVLMTMELVLEALD, from the coding sequence ATGCGGAGCATCAAGCAACCGGGCGCAGCCGGCGCAGAGCGCATCCAGTGGGTGGAGGCGAGGGGACGCGCCTTCGCGTTCACGCTTCAAGCCGGTTTGCCGCTGCTGGAAGCCGCACGCCGCGGTTTTGCCGCGGAGGGTTTTTCCGGCGGCGTGCTCAATTTTGGCGCTGGCGCACTCGGGCCATTCGGCTATGTGATGCCGGCGCTGTCGAAGACCGGCGAGAACGCTGCCTTCTACAGCGATACGTTCCGGCCCGAAGGCGTGACGCGTACGAAGCTCGGCAGCATGACACTGGGCGTGCGCGACGGCGCGCCGTTCTTTCATTGCCACGGGCTCTGGACCGAGGCCGATGGCCGCGCCAGCGGCGGCCACATGCTGCCGGACGAGACTGTCGTCGCCGAGCCGTTCGAGGTCGAAGCCTTCGGTCTCGATGGTGCGATGTTCACGGCCGAGCCCGATCCCGAGACCAATTTCAAGCTGTTCGGGCCGGTGGTGGCTGCAAGCACCGGCGCGCAGGCCACGAGCCGAGCGTTTGCGCTGCGGCTGCGTCCGAACCAGGACTTTGCAGATTGCCTTGAGGACTTCTGCCGCACGCACGGCATCGCCCGCGCCAAGATCCACGGCGGCGTCGGCTCGACCATCGGAGCACGCTTCACCCATGGCGGCGTGACCGAGCCGTTCGCGACCGAGCTGGCAATAACGTCCGGCGCGATCGCGGCCGGTCCTTCCGGTGCGCTCGAAGCCGCGCTCGACGTCGCCCTGATCGACTACACCGGCGGCATTGCCGAGGGCCGTCTGATCCGGGGCGACAATCCCGTGCTGATGACGATGGAGCTGGTGCTGGAGGCTCTGGATTAG
- a CDS encoding lytic murein transglycosylase: MTPTISRLALAAFALSASILSAQPALAAVACGSGNFDAWLADFKTDAAAKGIAQQAIASGLAGVTLDQSVLNRDKSQKVFTQTFEEFSGRMVPPRMTRGSNMMKQYGSVLSRIEQAYGVPGEVLVAIWGLETDFGVNTGKFATIRSLATLAYDCRRADQFRAELMDALRIVQRGDLAPADMKGAWAGELGQTQFMPSSWMKYAVDFDGNGKRDLLHNAPDVLASTANYLVGYGWQRGKDWQPGGPNFAVLQQWNKSEVYSKTVAYFATQLARAP; this comes from the coding sequence ATGACCCCGACGATTTCTCGTCTCGCTCTCGCAGCCTTCGCCCTCTCCGCGTCAATCCTGTCAGCCCAGCCAGCGCTCGCCGCTGTTGCCTGCGGCTCGGGCAATTTCGACGCCTGGCTCGCGGACTTCAAAACCGACGCGGCGGCCAAGGGCATCGCTCAACAGGCTATTGCATCAGGGCTCGCCGGCGTGACGCTCGATCAGAGCGTGCTCAATCGTGACAAGTCGCAAAAGGTCTTCACCCAGACCTTCGAAGAGTTTTCCGGCCGCATGGTCCCGCCGCGGATGACGCGCGGCTCCAACATGATGAAGCAATACGGCTCGGTGCTGTCGCGCATCGAGCAGGCCTACGGCGTTCCGGGTGAGGTGCTGGTCGCGATCTGGGGACTCGAGACCGATTTCGGCGTCAACACCGGCAAGTTCGCGACCATCCGCTCGCTGGCGACGCTGGCCTATGACTGCCGGCGCGCCGACCAGTTTCGCGCCGAGCTGATGGATGCCCTGCGCATCGTCCAGCGCGGCGATCTCGCGCCCGCCGACATGAAGGGCGCCTGGGCCGGCGAGCTCGGTCAGACCCAGTTCATGCCGTCGTCCTGGATGAAATACGCCGTCGATTTCGATGGCAACGGCAAGCGCGATCTCTTACACAACGCGCCCGACGTGCTCGCCTCCACCGCCAATTATCTGGTCGGCTATGGCTGGCAGCGCGGCAAGGATTGGCAGCCGGGCGGCCCGAACTTCGCGGTGCTCCAGCAGTGGAACAAGAGCGAGGTCTATTCCAAGACAGTCGCCTATTTCGCCACCCAGCTCGCGCGCGCTCCTTAA
- a CDS encoding acyl-CoA synthetase, whose amino-acid sequence MQPLRMSRRVMNLAHMLTQNARRHGSRPGFVWGDKSWTWHEIDAQVSALAAAFAARGIVKGDRILVHSKNGDEMFFSMFAAFRLGAVWVPTNFRLMPDEVTYLAQASGAKAFLCHVDFPEHAAAVKGGALEFTWSVDGEAAFGERSVADAIASHAGAAVENVAVEQDDPCWFFFTSGTTGRSKAAVLTHGQMGFVVTNHLADLTPGTTEQDASLVVAPLSHGAGVHQLMQTARGARTVLLPTEKFDINEAFRLIETHRVSNLFTVPTILKMMVEHPAADKYDHASLRQVIYAGAPMYREDQKAALKKLGRVIVQYFGLGEVTGNITVLPAALHDPEDGPHAKIGTCGFERTGMQVSIQDDEGRELKANQSGEICVIGPAVFAGYYDNPEANAKAFRNGWFRTGDLGHMDEEGFVYITGRASDMYISGGSNIYPREIEEKILTHPAVGEVAVLGVPDATWGEVGIAVCVAREGEKPVSEAEMAAFLSPKVPRYKMPKRFFFWDALPKSGYGKIPKRMVRDELEARGLLDLDKTKTG is encoded by the coding sequence ATGCAGCCCCTGCGCATGTCCCGCCGCGTCATGAATCTCGCCCACATGCTGACCCAGAATGCGCGGCGGCATGGATCGCGCCCCGGCTTCGTCTGGGGTGACAAGTCCTGGACCTGGCACGAGATCGACGCGCAGGTCTCGGCGCTCGCGGCCGCGTTCGCCGCGCGCGGCATCGTCAAGGGCGACCGCATCCTCGTCCATTCCAAGAATGGCGACGAGATGTTCTTTTCGATGTTCGCCGCGTTTCGGCTCGGTGCGGTCTGGGTTCCCACCAATTTCCGCCTGATGCCGGATGAGGTCACCTATCTCGCGCAGGCCTCCGGGGCGAAGGCGTTCCTGTGCCACGTCGATTTCCCCGAGCATGCCGCGGCGGTGAAGGGCGGCGCGCTGGAATTCACCTGGAGCGTCGACGGCGAGGCCGCGTTCGGCGAGCGCTCGGTGGCTGACGCCATCGCGTCGCATGCAGGCGCTGCCGTGGAGAATGTCGCCGTCGAGCAGGACGATCCCTGCTGGTTCTTCTTCACCTCCGGCACCACGGGCCGCTCCAAGGCGGCGGTGCTGACCCACGGCCAGATGGGCTTTGTGGTGACCAATCATCTGGCCGACCTGACGCCCGGTACGACGGAGCAGGATGCATCCCTGGTAGTGGCGCCATTGTCGCACGGCGCCGGCGTGCATCAGCTGATGCAGACCGCGCGCGGCGCACGCACCGTGCTGCTGCCGACCGAAAAATTCGACATCAACGAGGCGTTCCGCCTGATCGAGACGCACCGCGTCAGCAATCTCTTCACGGTGCCGACGATCCTGAAGATGATGGTCGAGCATCCCGCCGCCGACAAATACGATCATGCCTCGCTGCGCCAGGTGATCTATGCGGGCGCGCCGATGTATCGCGAGGACCAGAAGGCTGCGCTGAAGAAGCTCGGCCGGGTGATCGTGCAGTATTTTGGCCTGGGCGAGGTCACCGGCAACATCACGGTGCTGCCGGCCGCGCTGCACGATCCCGAGGACGGCCCGCATGCAAAGATCGGCACCTGTGGCTTCGAGCGCACCGGTATGCAGGTCTCGATCCAGGATGACGAGGGCCGCGAGCTCAAGGCCAACCAGAGCGGCGAGATCTGCGTGATCGGGCCTGCCGTATTCGCCGGCTACTACGACAATCCCGAAGCCAACGCGAAAGCGTTCCGCAACGGCTGGTTCCGCACCGGCGATCTCGGCCACATGGACGAGGAGGGCTTCGTCTACATCACCGGACGCGCCTCCGACATGTACATCTCCGGCGGCTCCAACATCTATCCGCGCGAGATCGAGGAGAAGATCCTGACTCATCCCGCCGTCGGCGAGGTCGCCGTGCTCGGTGTGCCCGATGCGACCTGGGGTGAAGTCGGCATTGCCGTCTGCGTCGCGCGCGAAGGCGAGAAACCCGTGAGCGAAGCGGAGATGGCGGCGTTCCTGTCGCCGAAGGTGCCGCGCTACAAGATGCCGAAGCGGTTCTTCTTCTGGGATGCCTTGCCGAAATCCGGCTACGGCAAGATTCCAAAACGCATGGTGCGCGACGAGCTCGAGGCACGCGGATTGCTCGATCTCGACAAGACGAAGACGGGCTGA
- a CDS encoding GNAT family N-acetyltransferase codes for MSDIINNKAHHRYELEVEGHVATEHYKLDGNVITFEHTDVPKELGGKGVGSKLVQGALDQVRADGLKLIPQCPFVKAWIEKHPDYADLVTR; via the coding sequence ATGAGCGACATCATCAACAACAAAGCCCATCACCGCTATGAGCTGGAGGTCGAGGGTCATGTTGCGACCGAACACTACAAGCTCGATGGCAACGTCATCACCTTCGAGCATACGGACGTGCCGAAGGAACTTGGTGGCAAGGGCGTCGGCTCGAAGCTGGTGCAAGGCGCGCTCGACCAGGTCCGCGCCGACGGATTGAAGCTGATCCCGCAATGCCCATTCGTGAAGGCGTGGATCGAGAAGCACCCGGACTATGCGGATCTCGTCACGAGATAG
- a CDS encoding DUF1127 domain-containing protein, translating into MLLSLIRMIQAFRDYQRNVAELSQLSDRELADIGLDRSDIPRVAAGQYQG; encoded by the coding sequence ATGCTGCTCTCGCTCATCCGCATGATCCAGGCTTTCCGGGACTATCAGCGCAATGTTGCCGAGCTGTCCCAGCTCAGCGACCGCGAACTGGCCGACATCGGCCTCGATCGCTCGGACATCCCGCGCGTTGCCGCCGGCCAGTATCAGGGCTGA